One window of the Chitinophaga niabensis genome contains the following:
- a CDS encoding SGNH/GDSL hydrolase family protein produces the protein MLIKTFIIGALFLFSFTSQKETVWVAIGDSITYLNDHPDETGNRVSKGYLSRVTAELPNLRYINQGHNGWKSSDIANKIEDLGLVKADVYTVFLGTNDWWGGRPVGNIDDYKNNTGTNSVFGSFRIIVDKIRQLNKEAKIVLITPMQRNDFVYLSDATNNAHGSYKDKNGQSLELFANAVIAIGKLENIPVIDLYHDPLLDLKHMVNFKRLKDPRSGKYVNYRYPTFTTIPFDPKNDEYPYPPKAINITYDGLHPSDKGNEIIAKKVINVIRQALP, from the coding sequence ATGCTGATAAAAACATTCATAATTGGAGCATTGTTCCTCTTTTCCTTTACCTCTCAAAAGGAAACAGTGTGGGTAGCAATTGGTGACTCTATCACCTACCTGAACGATCATCCTGATGAAACCGGGAATCGAGTTAGCAAAGGGTATTTAAGCCGCGTGACTGCCGAATTGCCCAACTTACGTTACATCAATCAGGGGCACAATGGCTGGAAGTCCAGTGATATCGCCAACAAGATCGAAGATCTTGGGTTGGTGAAAGCAGATGTTTACACGGTATTCTTAGGTACAAACGACTGGTGGGGCGGCCGACCTGTAGGAAATATCGATGATTACAAAAACAATACAGGCACCAATTCGGTATTCGGCTCATTCAGGATTATTGTTGATAAGATCCGTCAATTAAATAAAGAGGCGAAAATAGTGCTCATCACACCCATGCAGCGTAATGATTTTGTTTATTTGTCTGATGCCACTAATAACGCGCATGGTTCGTACAAAGATAAAAACGGGCAGTCACTGGAATTATTTGCCAATGCAGTGATCGCTATTGGAAAGCTTGAAAATATTCCTGTTATCGATCTTTACCACGATCCGTTGCTTGACCTGAAACACATGGTGAACTTCAAGCGCTTAAAAGATCCCCGCAGCGGTAAATATGTGAATTACCGTTACCCCACATTCACCACAATACCCTTTGATCCGAAAAACGATGAATATCCATACCCACCTAAAGCGATAAATATTACTTATGATGGATTACATCCATCAGATAAAGGAAATGAGATCATCGCAAAAAAAGTAATAAATGTAATCAGGCAGGCGCTGCCTTAG
- a CDS encoding VOC family protein, which yields MKNLVSIIEIPVRDFSRAVAFYQAILGVSIEEAEMAGVRMGLLPSDGETVNVVLAKGDDYKPTTDGAVIYLNAGKDLQPALDKVASNGGEVIVPKTEISPEMGFFALFFDTEGNKLGLHSGN from the coding sequence ATGAAGAACTTAGTTTCAATAATAGAGATCCCGGTGAGGGATTTCTCAAGAGCGGTCGCTTTTTACCAGGCAATTTTAGGCGTTAGCATAGAAGAAGCGGAAATGGCTGGTGTGCGAATGGGCTTATTGCCAAGCGATGGAGAAACCGTAAATGTTGTACTGGCAAAAGGAGATGATTACAAGCCAACAACGGATGGAGCAGTCATTTATTTAAATGCAGGGAAAGACCTGCAACCTGCCCTGGACAAAGTGGCATCCAATGGGGGAGAGGTCATCGTTCCAAAAACGGAGATCAGTCCTGAAATGGGTTTCTTTGCGCTCTTTTTTGATACTGAAGGGAATAAGCTGGGGCTTCATTCCGGCAACTAA
- a CDS encoding AraC family transcriptional regulator: MNYQTFEPHSDLRSLVKCYWTLEVPAEGSSRRQRIIPDGCIEMAFILGDDIKRYTSSDEFILQPRAMVLGQTIDPFYIEPTGYVNTFAIRFYPYGFANFVTTPIKNLANKETPIDQLFGKKPAKELTQKIIQATDTKERIEIAEGFLLDKLNSKTTIDNIVKSTVDALLSAKGNISVNNILKGDPSKRRQLERRFVKLIGISPKQLGKIIRLQTALKILLNRQSESLTQIAYTSEYYDQAHFIRDFKEFTGISPKDFLEDGEMLLSAAIFEKD; the protein is encoded by the coding sequence ATGAACTATCAAACATTTGAACCACATTCGGACTTAAGATCTCTTGTAAAATGCTATTGGACTTTAGAAGTTCCGGCAGAAGGGAGTTCCCGGAGACAACGCATCATCCCCGATGGCTGCATCGAAATGGCATTTATCCTCGGAGACGATATCAAACGATACACCTCCAGCGATGAATTTATCCTTCAGCCCAGGGCAATGGTGCTTGGTCAAACCATTGACCCCTTTTATATTGAACCAACAGGTTATGTAAACACCTTCGCTATTCGTTTTTACCCATACGGCTTCGCAAACTTCGTAACAACCCCTATCAAAAACTTAGCAAACAAAGAAACTCCCATAGACCAGCTATTCGGGAAAAAGCCTGCGAAGGAATTAACCCAAAAGATCATTCAGGCAACAGATACAAAAGAACGGATTGAAATAGCAGAAGGCTTCCTGCTGGACAAGCTCAATAGCAAAACAACCATAGACAATATTGTAAAATCAACTGTTGACGCTCTTTTATCTGCAAAAGGAAATATCTCAGTAAATAACATCCTCAAAGGTGATCCATCAAAAAGAAGACAGCTAGAAAGGAGATTTGTAAAGTTGATAGGTATCAGCCCTAAACAACTGGGCAAGATCATCAGGTTGCAGACGGCTTTAAAGATCCTCCTTAACAGGCAGTCCGAAAGCCTGACCCAAATAGCTTACACCAGCGAGTATTACGACCAGGCTCACTTTATCAGGGACTTTAAAGAGTTCACAGGTATAAGCCCCAAAGATTTCCTGGAAGACGGCGAAATGTTGCTCTCCGCTGCGATCTTCGAAAAAGACTAA